In Cheilinus undulatus linkage group 3, ASM1832078v1, whole genome shotgun sequence, the genomic window aaataaatcaaatgaaattACTGACTAAAGTACTATTTGCATGGGACCACTATCACCTGTGCACCTCTGGTAATCTGTGAATCCCTCCCAGACATCAGTATTTGGTATGGTGCATTTGCACGGGATAAGTGAAGTCTGTAATGTActcaaatttagacatttttgaggCAAATGTAAAGGTGCTGCAGCAATAAACATGCACTgtaacttaaattaaaaaaaaatgcagtggtGCACACACTGTACCCTGCAGGTGATGTTTCCTTCATGTGTCCTATGCAGACCCTTTCCAataggccagtggttcccaaccctTTTCCTCAGCCCCCTTTTCCTCAATTTACTACTATTTAAACTCTGAtattctgagtttgatttcttgtaaatatacaactaAATAATCTCAAAATTGCACCCTTTAAATTACATACATGGTAGATTCAGAAAGGACTGAAACATAGACGTCCTGCATgattaccagaggtccctaggtaatactGTCCCATATGACACAAATCCACATGTATAAAGACATGGAAGTGTTTTAATCTGCATCACATATTTATTTGGAATAGTCAGCCATTTCAGTTAATACTTTAAAGGACCTATTGGTGACTTAAACATGCATTTTCCCTTTGTAGTCTGACCTTAGACTTCTTACCTGTGGCCTTTAGTCGGGGTTTGGGgctctttttctccttccttTCCGGTCTTCCCCTTCGAATCACCTTCTTGCCTCTCTTCTTGGAGTGACCATAGTCGCTGTCATCATCGTCCTCCACCATAAAGTCCTCATCGCTGCCGGACTCATCAgctgcacacagaaacacatttgtttgtttagttttaattacaCACAGAAGTCCTAAAGCATGATGACTCTGATTATTGAGAAATGCAACATTAACTTGTAGTTAAATTTGTTACAAGGTCTCCATTTTTTACAGATTGATCGATTTTAAACAACTTAAAGAATTAAATATTGGCactaaaaagtataaaaaagtgttttaatctgataaaacagagagaaaaagtgaaacaaaataaactaTTGTGCATAAAAGGCATGACTCTTTACTGATTGGGGTATTCTTAATATTTGTCTTCCTTCAgggtcatgttttttttagcagttttgTTTAATCTGTTGCTGTCCATGTGGTACTATGTGTTATTTAGACCTTTCATGTCCAGTCTGCACTCAATCAATCATCCCTCGTGGGATTAATTAGGTTTTAACAGACTGAATGGTACTAAAAGGCAATCCCTCACATTTTTGCAGGACCTTTTAAGGCGTGCTGACTGCTGAGCTCCAGACAAATGGTTATCCGATGTGACGAGCACATTTGCCTTTAAAATCTTTGAGTGTTGATACACAGTCTACATTGCAGTCTGTTGTTTGTACATACGGTCCATGTAGGGTTCCTCCTGGTCCTCGTGCTCTTCATCCTCGCTGCCTCCATCACCAAGCAGGATCTCCCTCTGTTTGGACACAGCCTTGGAGGCGGCTTGACGCACTGTACGCTTTCGACTCACTTCCCTTTCATCATCGCTGTCATctacacagagaaacacaacatattttgaaaaagaacaGGCACACTGCTACCTGAGAGGGTAATGtgctgcagagtctttgacaggTTTATTTGCAATCAGTGAGGTATGGATTTGACCCACAGCTGTCTCCAACTAGAGTCAAGACACATTAAGACACTTTCCACAACTACAGGAATGTGTGATATCCTAATATTCACTAATTTCCTGCCTTTCCCCCTTTTCTTCAAATTATGCATGAAGACAGAAGCAGATCTCtaacaaatgtgaaatattttctcAGTTCATCATTTAATTGTTTCTGCCTTGCTTTCAAATCCCCAAATCAGGTTTGTTTGTCGAGatcaatcatttaaaaacctgaaatagAACATAATTGGCCCTCTTTTTATTGATCAATGGGGTCAATTATTGAGCTGGTTGTTGGCTTATTTTCAGTCTGCTAAAACTGCCAAGTTATTGAAAATCCCCCTTTTGGagactgtgttaaaaaaatcatgtctgATGAAGCTTGCAGTATGTTTCATAAACAACCCCGGCCACCAGGGTTGCTAGTTAGCAAAAGGAGACTATTTTTAGAGCAAGTTCTTCCAAGTTATTGCTTGGAATTCTTTGTGTGAGACAGACTTATGCATGTATGCCATTCCATCCATTAGGGTTTTCCTGCAGCTTGCATTCATTAACCAGTGCTGTGCTCAGTTAACCAGAATATTCTAGACTAGTAGAAGAGGAAAGGATCACAACACCTGTAAACAGCACCAAAATTCTGTCCCCAACTGTGTGGATAAAGGACATAGTAAGTGTTTTTCATAATTAACAGATGCATCATATTTGCAGAAGTTAATCGTTCATTTAGCTGCTGATGAGGCGGAAATCTGAAGAAAATTACTGTGGCAGTATGGATCAGCCACATTAATTATTCTAATTAAAACACAGCGCTGAAAACCTTCACAGAACACAAAGAAAAGACGTATACTTGATGAACATATTGTTAAGACTGTCATTAGGATGGCATGGAGTCAACATTAATCAGTCTCAGCTCAGCAGATGACAGTGATTGATCGACCAGGCGTATCAATCAAAGACGAGTCTCGcagcaataaatcaaaacccAACGCCACGATTTAAAGGAACGTTGGAGGCAAACAACTCAATCAGTCACAATCAATTTGGGATATGAGAGGAATAAATAAAGAGCATCATTCAGATATTTACATAGATacttgggtaaaaaaaaaaactcattttctaCAGCTAAAGCTCAAACATACTCTTCTaatcacagaaatatttttttttattctttatcatgTTGAATAAAGTATTTTTAGTTGTCCTTTCATATGCCACTGGGATATGCATTCAGTAAACTGCTTCAAATTGTACTTTGATTTTATATTCAGGTAATCCTGAAAAAAGATTGTGAAGGAGGGTGAAGTACttcttttcaaaatacaaaTGGTGTTTGCAAAAGTGCTGGATCAAATTAAGAGTGAAGAGTTTAGAGATATTTGGGCTCAATTATTCATCTCAGATTTATTTCTTAGCCGTATTTATTCTATCTATACTTATTTCGAATTGATTACATTTTGCAAGGTATTAGCTTCCCATATGAAATGCCCGGCTGTCTTCACCATCATCAGGGGGTCATAAGTCAAACTCTGAGGTTAGACTTTGTATGGGACCTCTAGTAATTTCTAGTCCTCCCCAACTAATTGACCATGTCCGTAATTTGTGGAGTAAAGATTCCAGGATAAATTACCAACCATATTTCAGCTCCCACAGAAGTCCACAGATAAAACTAATCCCATGCAAATCTGAATCTCTGTAATTTAAGATGGTAACTCTGTTTTTTACATTctgtgcagtttttctttttgcttctttatctgattaaaaaaatattagagGAACATTGAGATTGTTTAAAAGTTTTGACATATATGTTATTAAtagtgtttttctttcatttaatttctgcttgtgtttaaaaattaatttattttacttatttaaactctgctgtccacatgtgcatgcatgcagcGCTGTTCCCTTAATATGCACGGTgcttcagctctgctgcttctcATTAGAAGTGCCTGatcttatttcagttttatttagccTTAAAATTCATGCATAACACAATCAACAATTTGGAAATGTGCTGCTCAACATTCAGTGATTAGGCTACAAAATTAGCATGCCCGCAGCATCAACTGCataaaaactgttcaaaatGACAGGAAAGGCTCTAAACTCAACCTGGTCTTGGCCTGGTCGTTTTCTGTTTCACAAGCCAGGAAGAAGCCACTACCTACGCTACGTTCCTCAAATGCTCGGCCCCTTGGGCCCTCAGTAGCTGTCTAGTCTGGAACGATGTGGTTCTTTTTTATTGGTAAAGCATCAATAACAGTAACTTTAGATCTTTTCccatccagtggctggtagaGCCTTGTTCTGTGTTTCATTATGGTGGAGCCATGTGGCTATAATGTGTACTGCAGAAATATTAGTAAATGTCACATTGAATACTGCAGCAAAGACACTAGGGCtaggcaattaatcacaaattagattaagtTAAATCGCAGCATGGCCTGTTGCCATTTTCGAATCGcagaaagtgcaatatttcttttacctgaaatttgtgtcaagataccagtttaaaacttttttttgcagcagagatatcaTGCATTACAtattatgcaatcattcaagtgccctatgtttttactactttctactactttcctcatttttgtatatttttcttatgatatatgagaatgacataattATTACTCCCTTTAATACAAGTCATATCCAACtggcaatatgagtcaaaattatcacagtttgatattttttcaaaattcttaAGCCCATTTAATCGAATATGacttattgcttgtgtttgctggaaaatatatgagatgaggaactttagAAATAATTGCATCATAAATCACGattgcaatactggggaaaaaaaatcgcaattacattttctgaaattgttcagGCCTAAAATACACTGTGAAAACTCATTTGACAAccccaaataaataaataaataaataaataatcaatctCCTGCGACCCAACTTTTGGTCCTGACCCAGGCTATGGGGATGAATGCTCCATCAGAAACCCTGGTTAATAGAATGTTTACAAAATCATCTGCAGAATGAGCACATTTTTGTActacagaaaattaaaattcagtgtgtattttcattgctgcagacTTGTAGCAACTTCATATTTCCTTcagatatttttgtaaatttgagtATATTACAGGCTTCACTTAACATGTGAAAATGTACCGCATCTAACAGTCACATCAGGGGAAAATTCACAAATAATCAGGCCAGGTGATACTTGTCCTGTGCGAATAGTACGTAAGACTATAAAGATTAAAATACACCACTGAGCAATAACTCAGTTTCATCAGATTCAatgattttttaataattaattttgacatttttggttTATTCACTATGTTTAATAGCAGACACTCATTAAATCACATGGGTAGATGTGGAATTTAACTAAAATTGTTCTTGTAAATATTCAGATTTAAATGATTGTATAGAAGCAGGTAATtgcaaaaaacagaacaaaacaaacaaacaaacaaacaaaaaaaaaaacagtatgcTCAAAGAAGTACAAACTGAGTTGATACCTGCAGCCCGTTTTCTTTTAGGCCCCCTCTTGCCAGGCTTCTCTGCCTTggctttctttgcttttttccctcttttctcttcatAGTCACTTCCtccatcctcatcttcctcctctccaaAGTCATTGTCCTCTTCCTCActgccaaagtcatctgcagcAGCAACAAAGAGGGAAGTGGGTGAGCTGGCTCTCTTCTACATGTAAACATAAGACTGCAAAGCTACCTTAATCATAGACTTACCTGCTGAATCATTTTTGGATTTTGAAAGCTTGTCATCAGACTCCTCACTGAAACAAAGGTTGAGAAAAACAATCATTAGTAAAGGAAGGTTGAACAAAACACACAGATCTTTAACTACATTTAATCTAGTAATCTAATTCTTTAAAAACCCAGAGTCAACCTCCAGATGACTACGATAATTTCAGGAGTGAAGTTCTTTACTGGCAGCATTTTGTGTTATAGCTTTGTTCATTTTTCCTAACAAAAAATGACCTCTGCAGCATTTAATCTCCCAGACTGGACACTCACATTTCTGGAATATCTGAATACGATATATAGAAACCAAAATATTGTTTGGAGCTCTGTGTTCATTGCAGGAAACTCTCATTGAGCTGCTGACCATAAGCTACCTCTTAAGTTGTTTTACCCGAGTCCTCATCTGCACTTGTCCTTTAAAGTGTCTCCATCCGGATAAATCTGGATTAGATCGTACCCTGATGAGCTTTAGCCTTTGTCACATACGCGTCTCTGTTACTCAGGTCACAAATCTGACCGGGTTACATGCAATCAGAGGCTGAAGTGGTTTATTAGAGCTTCTTAGCATGatacaatcaataaaaacactcaaaaatacAGATGAATGAACCTCGCTGGCAATGAGACAGGTGTTTAAATGCTGCCATTATCACAAATTATATTTACTTCTAACACAAACTGTCAAAAGTAAGAAGTGACTGAACTGTGCTTGTACATCTAGCAGTGTTCTCTTCAATGTAAGAACGCATCAGCAATCAATGTTCATCGTTGTCTGATTAACAGTTTATACCTCTGGCAACAGAGGAAGATTCCCTCTAACATGTGGTGTTAATGTCTTCATTTCTCTCTCCCTGAGTAGCACTTTTTGTTTGATAAGTCTCAGTTCCACAATAGACTATAATGTGGCTGTACTGACACTTAATTTAGTGGTTTTCTCACCACAGTGTGAAAGTGTTTGGAAAAGTAATGACATCATGATGACGatattcaaaaagtaaaaaagtcaaGCTCTGCCATGAATctccttaaaaaaagaaaacttttacattgctgttttttaaaaactaagtttagttcaACATTTCCTGATGCATTTCAGTAAGTGAGAGAATCAGAACACTGATTTATCATACCGTGTGATAAGACTGCAGctaaaatctaaatgtttgaTCCATAACAGTTTATTAGCTGTGTTTCAATACAGATAACTGTTCACAGAGAAACTATGTCATTAGAATACCACTGATATGAGCTGGTTTGTCATGAGCTAACAAAGTCTAGCCTTTTTATTGTTGCTGACATAAAACATTTACCTGAATACTGCAAATCCAGCTGAAATGTAATGGATCAGTTCAGCTCAGACAACAAATCTGCTACAAATGGGAACcagaaaactaaacaaaatgaaaatcaggACCCCGGTGTACCGATTCTGCATGAGATGTAGAATCTAGAAATAGACTATACAGTGAAAAATAGTTGGAAAAGATCAGCTCATCCttaagcggggtacacacataaggattttctaaatcttaagagattttttatctgttagagaccccacacatgaagataaaaaatcaggcattgaacagttttgatcgtactgtgtgtggtgtgctcccATAAtgtcaacacagcacaccacacacaccatgattctgtcccaccacTGATCTAGAATCTTgtcctccaagccagaaatcttgcgtgatcacacgtgatctaacaaaaatgaagaagaaacatagcaacaaccGGAAAACACAACACGCAACATGGAAGAGGACACAcaagaagagggaaaaatggtgttcttgggactatttctaaaagaaaaatcccaaactgaaaaaaaaagaaaagactgtggagaaaatcctggagacagCGCGAACACAGACTTTATAGTCTCCTGAGCAAGCTAGAGGTGAGTTGTTGTCAAATGAAGCGAATGGCTGGTGTTATTAGCCTAGTAACACTAAAGCTTAAACGCAACTTAGCTAAAtaagggtgtactcacactaggccatccgtactgGGCCTGGGCCAGTTTCAGCCTAGAGTctggtacgtttggccagtgtgagtgcaattgTTCCGTGCTTCGGCACGGCATGCTTCGCGGCCCCGGCACGGATGGATGAGGTGGGCCTGGGcacggcacggatgcaaatgaaggagcacaagcgcgggaatgtgacgtagcgtgaagtaacaacaagaggacccgcctcagagagcccaccaggcagcagctgcatgctagagacagcagcaggacaaattcactcttaccacacctcagaccacaggataatcttatgAAACATAAGATAGTCGGGCTAATGCCGTCCTTGGTTGGGAAGGGGGAAAATCGGGACACAAACAGCCTGATTATTTCGATATGTGTACCCCGCTTTAGAGTACCTAAACCCTAACTTTGTTTCAGATGAACACCTATGAGTATGGGCATGTAGTAGTATTATTTATCAGTTAGGGCCAAAATCTTAGCACAGAACATTTACGTTATACATACGGTGTTAGAAATATTCATGCTGGCCTCTACTGGTTGAAACCCAGCTACTGCATCTGAATGTTTGTAATGGCTGATCTGGTGCCAGTTTTCACTGCTCACTTTTCCCAAGACTGTTCACTTCAATAACAGTGGCAAGGATTTGCAGGAAAACACAGGCCCTACTGATCAGGAATGTTACTGCTTTAGAATTGTGAAAATAACTGTTTTTCCTTAACATGACTGATCATATACTAATTTTTGTCTTGTTCAGGACCATTGTTTTAAACTCAGGTTCTAAAGTTACGGCAGCATAGACTATGATGGCGTAGTTGATGGAGACACAATGGTGTGAGTGGATGTGTTTTACCTCACACCTCAGCTGAGACTCTGCAGTTTACCTGCTCTTTAAGAAAAGTGTGACAGTATTCGACAAAATGAAATCAATTCCCTTCTCTGAGCGTTTTTGTATCTTctcaaaattgacaaaaaagtggaCTCTAAGTTGCAGCATACAGTGACGATGATAGTTCAGAAGTGCTGGGCCATGGTCTGTGTGAATTTACATAGAGTTGGATGCCTGACTCTGCTGGTCACTTGTCTCTTTTTGATCACACCAGCGCACCACAGGGTTATTTACCAAACCATTACTCCTgctttctttaaatgcatgattATGGCCCAATGAGATGTGGCAGAGCAAGCCTGGTCTGTGTCACTACACATCACAGTTTCTACTGCTCAGCAGAGTGGCTGCTTACAACTAAGGGGGGAATTTTCCACAATGATGGCTTAAGGAGTGATTGTGGTGTTGTACGTATTAGGATTTAATACAAGTATAATAGTTGCACCTGTATTTAGGTGAAAAGCTACAGCATTTCTGTCAGATTTGATTCACAACGCTGATGTGTTTAAGGCTTGTTGGTTGGCAGTGTAATTATATTAAACACATTAATAGATGATTGTTTTTGCACCAGTGATCTGATGTAAATCTGATTCAACTTAGGATATAATGGTATTTTACTGGACCACTAAGCCTTGATTGCAATACTAATTAGCTCAGATTATATTGATTTTTGGTTTGAGAAATGTGAGTTTCCATCTCTATTTCTACAACGAACCAGCCAAAAGTCTGGAAATCTGTAACAGATAGCTTTGTAAAAACATTCACCTGATAAGCCTTACCTTTAAGTATAAATTTAAGCTTGTATGAAACAGAAAGTTGAAGCAGTGTACAAATCCAATACAATAGGGTatctacatttgtacaagggccagcttttacTAGAAGGGTACTCTGGGAATTGTACTTTTGAATAAACTTAAGATCTTTTTTAGACTGGtctaatatatttttgtttaaatatttttatcttcTTTAGAATTTGTGGGCTTTAACAGTGAGCTCAGTTCCTGTAtcgcagccagccacaagggggcgaaatattttagctgaatattctGTGGCTCAATCACTAGGTTTGACGTTAACATGCCGTGTAGTGATATGTGAAAAACCCCAGCAGGAAAATTGCTTTCCCAAAATGCCTGTAGCTTAAAGTTGACATAGAAAATGACCGTTTTTATCATGAATGGACTGGCAAAGATGTGTTTAACAAGCATCATAATTGCTAGAAACGGCTGAcagatggatttctgaaaaACGGATGACACAGAGTCATTCCTGATGAAACTGATTTAATCTCTATTGTTTTGGAGCTGTTGTAATAGCTGTATGGagtttgttaaaagaagaagaagaagaaaaagaaaatacaacatATTGTTCTTCTgcatattttctgaaattgaTAATGTTCTGGGGGTAGGACGGGAAAATGTGGGGGACTTGATGCGTCCCCTGTGCTGCCAGTTGGCTATGCTTTTGCTACATAATTCTGGAAATTGCTAATGTCAGACTCCATTGTCGTCCATCAACAGTGATATTGGTCACTGTGAATTCCCCCCAAAACCAATAAAACAACTCCAGGTGTTATGTTTTATTCAAATTGATTTCCAACTTCAGGGTCAAATTCTTTTAATTTCTGCACATTGATACCTCAGATTTATGTACAGCTTCTCAAAGATTCAAGCGGAGACCCTCTCTGCTATTTAGTTTATTAAAATCTAATCATAACTGTACATTACCTGTCATCCTGTGAGCGCTTGTGCTTGGGCTCACGAGGGGCTGTGCGCACCTTCTTCGGCTTACTGTCACCATACTCCTCATCTGGGGAGAAAGGACACGGCGTTAGTTTTTGACTCATGCAGCCAAATACAAGGACAGGTTCTGATCAGCTGTTGGTCTCACACAGGGCACTACTTTTCTTagtaaaaattagattttaaaagtcttcTGTGCAGATCAGTTGTAAAACACAAAAGCAGCTGTGTGTTATGAGATACGAATGTAATAATATTGGGGTTGTAAAGTTCCTTCGATGCGGATCAATGCACCAATTGGTCGattaaagatcaaatcaaaTGCAATGTAAAACATCTGTCTTTGTCATCTTTAGAGtaagcctttattttgaaatctgtaCTGAACTCACGATTAAACCTCTCCGTCCAGCTgcttttcatgggaatttgaaCAATTCCAGCGGCAAGCAGACAGTTGCTAACCACAGAGTGAAGAAGATATTTACTCTCTTGGTGGAAAACTACTGCTGTGCTGAAATGTTTTGGAAATATTGTATTTTGTTAGCCTCACAGAATAACtgcctaagtcatatttttaggttttcagaaaaaaaacaccttgtGTCAAAAACATAggattttttaattcaaactgTAATTAATAGATGCCTCAGGCATATAGTAATTATGGACCGTAAcaagcactctgattggctgaggataATGGCAACAAGGCACAATGAATCAGCAGTGTTAGGAGAGTAGAGTGAGGCAGATATCACAATTAGGACAAAAAATGACTTGGGCTTTGCTATGAGGCTAACCATTTATATTTGTTCTTGTCCTTTCAGCCCCAACATCTAAGATCCTTTATGGGTAAAAGACGATCGCTGTACCCACCATCTAAAACAGGCtctaaacagagaaaaagaagtcTGCTGTAATGTGCCTGCTGGTAGTCCTACCTCACATTGTGAATATCATAAATAAAAGCAGGGCAGTAGCtatctctttttcttttgtctatATAATATAagggcctctctgtgtctgatAAAATGAAACTTTGTCCTAGGGCTGGCCAATATGGTTAAAAATTtgatcaccttttttttttttttttacaaaaaaaaaaaaaaaaaaaaactattaacgATTTAAACCCTGTTTGTTTGCTTTCAAGTGAAAAAGAACATACCCAAACaggtttctttcatttttataaataatatgcaacaaaattaaactgaaatccTTTATAGGTTAAGTGTAAACTTCAATTTAAAAGTGTACTATGGGGATTATTTACAAGAAGATTCAGGCTTTGAAGGTTTTTGTCAGCTTAAGAAAAAGACTGGAAGTAATGCTAATGTCCCTATATATGCAAGTTTACAAGACCTTCAGACCATTATTGATCATtcatgtatttgtatttgattGCTCTTTCTGCCCCAGATAAAAATGTTGGCAagcagacaaaaacaacattaaatttCTAGTTTTACCCAAAGGATTCAGAGTGAATATGATTATTAAAAttgagcattttttaaaacttttttttgtttgaggGGAAGCTTTTCTTGAGTTGAGAACACTGGTTACACAGGAGCAATGTTTAAGGATTGTTTTTATCATGTTGTTTACAGAGTTTCCAGAACGAACATAAAATTAAAGCTTCTGACGGTATCTTTTCCTCTTGGAATTGCGACAGTAAAGTTTAACAGAAAATCTtggttttcaaaaaaaaaaaaaaaaaaaaaaaaataataataataaataaataaaaataaaaattattgatttattgtcCAGCCCTACTTTGTCTCAACTACAATCCTTCATTGCATCTCCATGTATCACAGATTTAATTCTTATAAAATCTAATAACATGCTTCAGTACTACATAATGAACTACACAAAATCTGCTTTTAAGGAACCACATAAAGAAGAAACaggtatttttaaagaaatttaaaaataggaaaaaaagacCCATGACTGCATCATGATTATAAACTGGGGCatcaaaattaatcaaaatgcagaaaaagtgtctggtgcaaaaaaaaaaaaaaatctaaacacaaATAATGGTAGATTATATTATTCATTTAAAGGTATCAGTGGCCCTTAATGTTAAATGATATTTAAAGattgcatttaaaatgaaaatgtcagaCATGATCAGCAATCAAAttgtcaaaacattaaaatagttGTTTTTAACTTTAGGGAAAATGCAACAGGTTGTATGAAATGGATAAATTACATGGCAAACCCCTAAATCTATATATAAATCTGTACTGTTAATATGTATAATATATGGACAGATataaaagttacatttttaattgtattgtTACCCTGTTTTGGACCAAAGACTGTCTTCTACTTATTGTATGTGTTCTCCTAAAATGCATCTATATCATATAAAAGTGGCAGTATTATTTTTACAGAAAGGTTGCCCTTCTTTACTGAGAAACAGTGGGAAACCTCCTCAGCCTCTCTTACCTGCATCATCAGACTCGTTGAATTGTGAGTAGTTCACCACCTTCCTGTTCCTGTGAAAAGGTGCACACATTGCATCAGATTACATTCACACACAACTGAGCAACTTCACTGCCTGCGTCAGATTCGAGGCACTTCAAAGGCACTGGGGAGTAAGGTTAACAACAAAGCTTACTTAAACAGAGAAACATGTCAGCTTTGCACTGCTATGACTGAATTGTGTTATTTGGTTTGAGCAGTCTCAGGCTGTTGCTTGTTGGGGGCGCTGAACTGGACACTGGTCTACCTTCTACAGTTTCCAGGGCTAATTTGGCAAAGTGAATGAAAAACGCTTCAGGTGACAGCAGCAATCTTGAGATCTGGTGACACACACCTCTAAAAGCAGAACTGGTGCAAAGTAAAACACTAAAATCATCCTTTATACTATCTAACTGACATGTTGTTCTTTACACGCAAAACAAAGTcaatttaaagtatcataaaagaaacagagaaaaacaacagttcTTTGAAATTAATCGTTTCACATTGAAGTTTCTGATAGTGTTCATCCTGAACAACTAC contains:
- the nucks1a gene encoding nuclear ubiquitous casein and cyclin-dependent kinase substrate 1a; this encodes MSRPVRNRKVVNYSQFNESDDADEEYGDSKPKKVRTAPREPKHKRSQDDSEESDDKLSKSKNDSADDFGSEEEDNDFGEEEDEDGGSDYEEKRGKKAKKAKAEKPGKRGPKRKRAADDSDDEREVSRKRTVRQAASKAVSKQREILLGDGGSEDEEHEDQEEPYMDPDESGSDEDFMVEDDDDSDYGHSKKRGKKVIRRGRPERKEKKSPKPRLKATVTPSPMKGKGKGRPSAKALEKSSPKEEEEEEPESPLEEEEEETEKKETSPAPKTTKEAGGGDEEEEEEEEEDGSEEEAPSGED